The proteins below come from a single Rosa rugosa chromosome 2, drRosRugo1.1, whole genome shotgun sequence genomic window:
- the LOC133730474 gene encoding uncharacterized protein LOC133730474, with the protein MEEVKLICLDERWVSIAIDNRDDLGDVGSLDFKFLEQVLPHCSKDQLVHIEKSTKGKDLSPITDKLWNKFFERDFGVKATDEVIEKMKIKKVSFKWSELYHAKLKRMEEAEKEAGERLKNLYQKESARKRSRQVRVLDKVPPSSSSNKRSGSNAGSKLMKKVRKEYLNCLEVKNLEAVKMKRTAKCSGLIKKPRTTLQTNVF; encoded by the coding sequence ATGGAAGAGGTAAAGTTGATATGTCTTGATGAGCGTTGGGTCTCCATTGCAATAGACAATCGAGACGATCTTGGGGATGTTGGGTCCCTCGACTTCAAGTTTCTGGAGCAGGTCTTACCACACTGCTCCAAAGACCAGTTGGTTCACATCGAGAAGAGCACCAAAGGTAAAGATCTGAGTCCCATCACCGATAAGCTGTGGAACAAGTTCTTCGAGAGAGATTTCGGTGTTAAAGCCACAGATGAGGTGATCGAGAAGATGAAGATCAAGAAAGTGAGTTTCAAATGGTCGGAATTGTACCACGCCAAGTTGAAGAGAATGGAAGAGGCTGAGAAAGAAGCGGGTGAAAGGTTGAAGAATCTGTATCAGAAAGAAAGCGCCCGGAAACGAAGCCGGCAAGTTAGGGTTTTGGATAAGGTTCCACCTTCTTCTTCAAGCAATAAAAGAAGTGGATCCAACGCAGGGAGCAAACTGATgaagaaagtgaggaaagagtaTCTGAATTGTTTGGAGGTGAAAAATCTTGAAGCTGTGAAGATGAAGAGAACTGCCAAGTGTTCTGGTCTCATCAAAAAGCCAAGAACGACTCTTCAAACTAACGTCTTTTGA
- the LOC133732011 gene encoding small ribosomal subunit protein uS12, with protein MGKTRGMGAARKLKDHRRRQRWADKSYKKSHLGNEWKKPFAGSSHAKGIVLEKIGIEAKQPNSAIRKCARVQLIKNGKKIAAFVPNDGCLNYIEENDEVLIAGFGRKGHAVGDIPGVRFKVVKVSGVSLLALFKEKKEKPRS; from the exons ATGGG GAAAACACGTGGAATGGGAGCAGCTCGCAAGCTGAAGGACCACCGCAGAAGGCAAAGGTGGGCTGACAAGTCATACAAGAAGTCACATCTTGGAAATGAGTGGAAGAAGCCATTTGCTGGATCTTCCCATGCTAAGGGCATTGTTCTTGAGAAGAT TGGTATTGAGGCTAAGCAGCCTAACTCTGCCATTAGAAAGTGTGCTAGAGTCCAGCTTATCAAGAATGGGAAGAAGATTGCTGCCTTTGTGCCCAACGATGGTTGCTTGAACTACATTGAAGAGAAT GACGAGGTGTTGATTGCTGGGTTTGGACGTAAAGGTCATGCTGTCGGTGATATTCCCGGAGTTAGGTTCAAGGTTGTGAAGGTCTCTGGAGTGTCTCTCTTGGCCCTGTtcaaggagaagaaggagaagccAAGATCTTAA
- the LOC133727782 gene encoding 2-alkenal reductase (NADP(+)-dependent)-like — MASGVEREQVVRNKQVIFKDYVTGFPKQSNMQLTTSTTKLKLPQGSTGVLVKNLYLSCDPWTRAHMSKANSDTPYIKTFTPGSPMTGFGVAKVLESGDANFKQGDLIWGITGWEEYSLINATESLVKIHNTDVPLSYYTGILGMPGLTAYVGFYEVCSPKKGETVFISAASGAVGQLVGQFAKLMGCYVVGSAGSKEKVDLLKNKFGFDEAFNYKEEPNLDAALKRYFPEGIDIYFENVGGKMLDAVLPNMKFRGRIGVCGMISQYNLEKPEGVHNQMFLLTKEVRMQGFVVFNYYHLSLLKVRNLVESYDCKAVLY; from the exons ATGGCGAGTGGTGTAGAAAGAGAGCAGGTAGTGAGGAACAAGCAGGTGATATTCAAAGACTATGTCACCGGCTTCCCCAAACAATCTAACATGCAATTGACCACTAGTACAACCAAACTGAAGCTCCCACAAGGTTCCACTGGTGTTCTGGTCAAGAACCTCTACTTGTCCTGCGATCCTTGGACTAGAGCCCATATGTCCAAGGCTAACTCTGATACTCCTTATATCAAAACCTTCACTCCTGGTTCG CCTATGACCGGATTTGGAGTGGCTAAAGTCTTGGAATCTGGGGATGCAAACTTTAAGCAAGGCGACTTGATTTGGGGAATCACTGGTTGGGAAGAATATAGTCTCATAAATGCAACAGAATCTCTGGTCAAGATTCACAACACTGATGTGCCGCTCTCTTACTATACCGGAATTCTTGGTATGCCTGGACTGACAGCTTATGTAGGTTTTTATGAGGTTTGCTCACCTAAGAAAGGAGAGACGGTCTTCATCTCAGCAGCATCTGGAGCAGTAGGTCAACTTGTTGGCCAATTTGCCAAACTCATGGGTTGTTACGTCGTTGGAAGTGCTGGAAGTAAAGAAAAG GTTGATTTGCTCAAGAACAAGTTTGGGTTTGACGAGGCTTTCAATTATAAAGAGGAACCTAACTTGGATGCAGCTTTAAAAAG GTACTTTCCTGAAGGTATTGATATTTACTTTGAAAATGTTGGGGGAAAGATGCTTGATGCAGTGCTACCAAACATGAAGTTCCGGGGGCGAATTGGAGTTTGTGGGATGATATCCCAATATAACCTTGAGAAGCCTGAAGGTGTACACAATCAAATGTTCCTTCTTACTAAAGAGGTCCGGATGCaaggttttgttgtttttaattACTATCATCTTAGTCTCTTGAAAGTAAGGAATTTGGTAGAATCCTATGATTGTAAAGCTGTTTTATACTGA